The DNA region GGCAGGCACAATTCGTGGTGGGCGGCGCGCTCGTCGACGTCGGCTACGGGTTGCAGGACGGGCTCGCGAGCTACGACTTCGAGCACGAGCACGACATCACCCCGGATCAGATCTGGGACGAGGTGCAGAAGCAGAACAAGCTGGCCGCCGACCAGCGCCGCCGCTTCCCGCGCACGGCGCGGCACCCGCTGGTGGCGCTCGTGGTCTGCATGGACGCCCGGATCGACACCAACGAGCTGGTGGGCGACACGCGGCACTACTACTACATCATCCGCACCGCCGGCTCCGTGATGAGCGAACGTGAGCAGGAGATGCTGGAACTCGCGGTCGCCAACGGCGTCAAGCTCGTGCTGCTCACGACGCATTCCGACTGCGCGGCCGAGCGGGTGGCCAGGACCCCCGACCTGCGCGCGAAGTTCCCGGCGCTCGCCGCCGCGGTGGACGAGCGCACGACGCGCGTCGACGAGTTCCTGGCGCGCCCCGCCATCGCCAGCGCCGTGGCCAAGGGGACGCTGGGCGTCAAGCGCGTCGCCATCGACACGCTGACCGACGAACTCGCAGCGCCCAGGTAGGGCGCGGTGGCCCACCGCGCCGCTACGCCCGGCTTGCGCTGGGGGCGAGCGTCTCGCCTTTCGCGGTGGTGTAGCGCGGCCACGCCGGCAGGCCCTTGCGTGCCGATCCGAGCGTCATGCCGGCAGCGCCGGCACCCACCGTCCTGAAGAAGCGGCGACGACTGCAAGCCATGCGGAATCCCTGCGCCGGATGTGGCACTCAGGGGCGGTGCTACCTCCTGCGTGGAAGAGCCCAGCGCTCGTCGTCGAAGCCGAACGCGTGGATGGTGCCGTCGGCGGTGCCGACGAAGACCTGCCCCAGACCGCTCCACAGGCTGCCGGGCGAGGCGGGCGAGGTCATCGCCGCGCCGCTCGTGAACAACCGCTTACCCGTGACGCCGTCGTAGGCCTGAAGCACGGCTCCTGACGCCGGGCGGGCGCCGGCAGCGGGCCTCCCTGCGCCGAGCGCGAAGACGACGCCGTTGACGACCAGTGGTGTCGCGGGCGCGGGCAGTGACCTCGACGCCCAGGCCGGCTCGACGGCGACCGTGTCGGCGGCCGCGCGCAGGCGCAGCGAGACCAGCGCGCCCGGCCCGGCAGGACTGTTGGGCGACGCCAACCCGGCGGCGATCGGCCCATCCACCGGCACCAGCACGAACGCGTCGCCGCCATCGGCCTGCCGCCACGCGGCGATCGCATCCCGGCGCACCATGCCGCCGGCTCCCGCCACGGGTGCCGACGTCGCCAACGGCGTTGCGTGATCCGCGCCGCCGAGGGCGCCGGCATCCAGGACGACCACGCGGCCATCGCGGGTCGCCGCGGCGACGACGTCGCGCGTGCCGACGCGAATCACGGTCGGGCCGGTCACGAAGTCGGCGTCGGGGCGCGTGAACCAGTCCTTCACGGCGAGGGTCTGCGGGTCGAGCGCGACGATCGCGTTGGCCTTGCCGTCGCCAATCGCGGTTCCGGAGCCGACGGCGGCCAGCAACGTGCCGTCGGCCGTGAAGGCGACGGCGCCGACCACCGGGCCGCCGTTGGTCTTCCACGACACGACAGGCTTGGCCTCGCTGTCGAGGTCGATCGACCACACGCCGTCGGCGGTGCCGCCGCATCCGCCGGTGGTGGCCACGTAGAGTCGGGTGTCGACGCCGACCGGCGCGGTAAACCGTGCGCCACGCGGCAGGAACGTCGCCGGCTTCTGCAGGTCCTTGCCCGACGCCAGGCCGAGCACGCGCAGTCGGCCGTCGCGCCCGACCACGTAGACGACTCCTGAAGGGACGGCGAGGCCGCGTACTGGCGTCGCGCTGCGGGGCGCCCCGGGGATGTCGCCCGGCGACCGGGCCGGTGCGGCAGCGGTCGTGGCTGCTGCGCTCGCGGCGCCGGGCGCGGCGGGTGCCCCTGCTGCCGGCGCGGGCGTCGGGGCCGGCGTCGCCGGACGCGCTGCCTGCGACTGCCGACGCACGCTGTCCATCGGGTTGCCCTCGCCCGGCCTGCCGATCAGGCTGCGGTAGCCGACCCCCGGCGGGGCCGGCGGTCGTGCGAGAGGGTCGGCGGTCGCCGAGCCGTCGAGGGGGACGATGCGGGTGGCGGCGGAGGTGATGGCGCCGGCGCACGACGGCAGGCTGGCCCTGTCCTCCACGTCGAGCGCACGCTGCCAGACGACATGGGCGATGTCGTTGTCGAGCGCGTACACGCGATCGCCCGCGCCGGTCACCACCGACATCGGCACGAAGAGCGTCACACCGCTGGCCGTCACACCCTGCAGGAGCGGACCGCGGGCGCCGTGCTCGGCCCCCGGCGCCTTGGTCCACTGCAGGCGGAAGCCGGGCGCCGACATCGTCTCCGGCGTGATCTTCTGGTCGACGCGGATCCACGACGTGCGCTGCGCATCGGCCAGCGGCGCGAACCAGCGCGTGCCGCCGCGGCCGACCTGCGCGAGGCCGACGCTGCCCGCCGCCAGGCAGGCCAGTGCGGTGAACGTCCAGCGAGCCGGGCGCATCACTTCGCCTCCTTGCGCGGGATGCCGAAGCAGTACAGCGTGCCGTCGAAGGTCGCGACGTAGGCCTTGCCGTTGGCCACGGTGAGCCCACTGAAGTGGTTCCACGACGTGATGGTGTCGCCGCTCGACCAGAGTTCCTTGCCGGTGCGGCCGTCGAGGGCGTACAGGGCGGCGCGTCGCGAACCGGCAATGCGTCGGACCGGTCCAGAGCTCAGGCCGCCGCCGTACACCGGGCCGCCGGGTTCATCCCAGCCTTTCTCGGGCATCACCTGCGAGGCGTCCTCGCCACCTGCGTAGGCGAACACGATGCCGTTGGCGATGACGACCTCCTCGGCCAGGTCCATGTCGCGGGAGATCCACGCCGGCACCAGCCGCCATCCCTCGGGTCGCTGCCGCAGCGTGAACGCCGCCACGCCGCCGCCCTTGGGACGAGCATGCTCGATCGGCGCCTTGAAGCCCTTGCTCACCGGACCCCAGAACGGCGCGAGCACCCATTGCGTGCCCGCGCTGTCCTTCCAGCCGCCGAGCGCGCCCCAGATGCCCTGCGCATCGAAGGCCTGCTGGTCGTTGCAGATCAGCGGCGTGGTGTGCAGCGTGGTGCGGTGGTCCTCGCCGCCGAGCGCGTCACGATCGAGCAGCCACAGCCGGCACTCCTTGCTGGTGCCGACGAGGAACCGGCGCCCGCCGTGGTCGATGGCCATCGGTGTCGTGTTGACGTCGAGGTCGCGGCGCCACAGCCAGTTGGCATTGGGCGCGCCGAAGTAGTCGGCCAGCTGCAGGTTGCCGACCATGTCGAGCTTGACGCCGACGATGCCGTTGCCGAGCCGACGGTTCAGCGGATCGAACATCGCGTCGCCGGTGCCCAGGAACACCCGGCCCTGCGCGTCGATCGAGGCGCCTCGTCGTCCCCACAGGCCGCCGCCCGCCGGGATGAACGCGCTCACGACCTTCGTGCCCAGGTTGAAGGAGTAGAAGGCATTGGTGAGGCCGCCACACCCCTGCGCGGTGGCGGTGTAGACCACGCCATCGTGGAGGTTGAGGGCGTACGGCTTGCCGCCGCCGGGGATGAACAGCTCGGGGGGCGCGGCGTCCTCGCCGTCGGCGAGGTTGATCTGGCGGAGACGCCCGTCCCACGACACCACGTAGATGGTGTACCGGCCCGGCGCGGTGCGCGCCATCACCGGCACGGCCGTCAGGCCCCCCGGGCAGAGCGTGTCGTCGGTACGGCCCTCGCTGGTGAGCGTGCTGTCGAACTTGCGGTGCCAGATCTCGCGGCCGGTCGCGACGTCGATGCCCCAGAGATCGTCGGACACGCCGGTGACGACGGCCAGTTCACGCTCGCCGTCGGCGGTGGAGACCTTCTCGGCGACGAGCGGCGCGAAGAGGTTGTGCATCGCGCGCGGCTTGCTCGGCAGCTTCAGCGTCCAGAGCAGCGTCGTCGTGCCGACGTTGGCCGGCGTGAAGACGCGTTCGTCGCGCACCCAGCCCGTCCGCGCGGAATCGACGCCCTCGGTGAGGAAGTCGGAGGCCAGCCCCGTCATGCCCCCGGCCACCACCAGCACCGCCATCAGCTTCGCCACGTGCATATGGGGCGGAATCATAGTGCAAGGGACAAGGGACAGGGGACGAGGGAACAGTCCCAAGGGCTGCGAGGGACGAGGGACAAGGACCGAGGGACGCGAGACAACGACGGCAAGGGAAGAGGGACGGGCCGTGAGGGACAAGCCTGGGCGCGCACGGAGGCTGTCGTACTCGCGGTCCGCGCTCAGGTCTTCCTTCTTGTCACCTCGTCGCTGGTCTTGCTTGCCCCCGTCCCTTGCCTCCCCTTGTGACTTGTCGCTCGTCCCTCCTCCCTTGGGTACAATCGCCGCATGACGGTGAAGGGGCTCTGGTCGGGCGTGTTGGTCGCGGCGTGGGTGGCGTCGTTGGTCGTGGTGTCGGCGC from Luteitalea sp. TBR-22 includes:
- a CDS encoding carbonic anhydrase gives rise to the protein MRKALVLGLSLVVLGALAFVGAKFTAGGRQAQFVVGGALVDVGYGLQDGLASYDFEHEHDITPDQIWDEVQKQNKLAADQRRRFPRTARHPLVALVVCMDARIDTNELVGDTRHYYYIIRTAGSVMSEREQEMLELAVANGVKLVLLTTHSDCAAERVARTPDLRAKFPALAAAVDERTTRVDEFLARPAIASAVAKGTLGVKRVAIDTLTDELAAPR
- a CDS encoding PQQ-like beta-propeller repeat protein → MRPARWTFTALACLAAGSVGLAQVGRGGTRWFAPLADAQRTSWIRVDQKITPETMSAPGFRLQWTKAPGAEHGARGPLLQGVTASGVTLFVPMSVVTGAGDRVYALDNDIAHVVWQRALDVEDRASLPSCAGAITSAATRIVPLDGSATADPLARPPAPPGVGYRSLIGRPGEGNPMDSVRRQSQAARPATPAPTPAPAAGAPAAPGAASAAATTAAAPARSPGDIPGAPRSATPVRGLAVPSGVVYVVGRDGRLRVLGLASGKDLQKPATFLPRGARFTAPVGVDTRLYVATTGGCGGTADGVWSIDLDSEAKPVVSWKTNGGPVVGAVAFTADGTLLAAVGSGTAIGDGKANAIVALDPQTLAVKDWFTRPDADFVTGPTVIRVGTRDVVAAATRDGRVVVLDAGALGGADHATPLATSAPVAGAGGMVRRDAIAAWRQADGGDAFVLVPVDGPIAAGLASPNSPAGPGALVSLRLRAAADTVAVEPAWASRSLPAPATPLVVNGVVFALGAGRPAAGARPASGAVLQAYDGVTGKRLFTSGAAMTSPASPGSLWSGLGQVFVGTADGTIHAFGFDDERWALPRRR
- a CDS encoding PQQ-binding-like beta-propeller repeat protein gives rise to the protein MHVAKLMAVLVVAGGMTGLASDFLTEGVDSARTGWVRDERVFTPANVGTTTLLWTLKLPSKPRAMHNLFAPLVAEKVSTADGERELAVVTGVSDDLWGIDVATGREIWHRKFDSTLTSEGRTDDTLCPGGLTAVPVMARTAPGRYTIYVVSWDGRLRQINLADGEDAAPPELFIPGGGKPYALNLHDGVVYTATAQGCGGLTNAFYSFNLGTKVVSAFIPAGGGLWGRRGASIDAQGRVFLGTGDAMFDPLNRRLGNGIVGVKLDMVGNLQLADYFGAPNANWLWRRDLDVNTTPMAIDHGGRRFLVGTSKECRLWLLDRDALGGEDHRTTLHTTPLICNDQQAFDAQGIWGALGGWKDSAGTQWVLAPFWGPVSKGFKAPIEHARPKGGGVAAFTLRQRPEGWRLVPAWISRDMDLAEEVVIANGIVFAYAGGEDASQVMPEKGWDEPGGPVYGGGLSSGPVRRIAGSRRAALYALDGRTGKELWSSGDTITSWNHFSGLTVANGKAYVATFDGTLYCFGIPRKEAK
- a CDS encoding twin-arginine translocation signal domain-containing protein, with protein sequence MACSRRRFFRTVGAGAAGMTLGSARKGLPAWPRYTTAKGETLAPSASRA